The nucleotide sequence TAAAGATTGGAGCGATAATTTTTCGCTTGTATCGTCAGCAACGGCGAGGAAGCGACCACAACAAACCTCACTGGCAATGATGTAACCACCGTCCACTCTGCAAgaataccaccactgctgcagtACACTTAACACCAAAGCACCATCGGCGGTGCTGCCCTCTATGTGTGTCCCTAGTGGTGGCTAGACAAGGATGCTGCGATACTGGGGCGTATCTCTACTGCGGCAGCGAGGTGAGGGCGGACTTCAAAGGTTCACACCGGATCAattcatcaccatcttcttgTGGCCCGTTTCGCTTTGCCGCCCACTGTTCCTTCTGTCGTTTCTTGCAGAGCTTTTTCTACTTCGCAATACACTGCACCCTCCATCTATGTAACGGTACTCTgttaaaaatcatggtaaatttgcagtttgagCCAATACACCTTAAATTTTTTACCtaagtctaacaagcttggggacctcctgggaaagcgggCTTTTTGGGTGGGGAAAGCAAAACTACCCATttttaagagaaaaaaggggaaaatcacAAAATTCATGAGTACAAAAACCTaacataacgtaacctaacataaccgGGGGGGGGGGCTGTGCACCCCCGGACCCCctcctacaacactaacctaaccctaacataaacctaacgtGACCTTATCTAGCAGGGGGGGCTGCACCCCCCTGGACCCCcttgcaacactaacctaaccctaacataaacctaacctactgtatccttgctttggggcagcttccctccccccacaccagttctcttatagcttcacacaatatgccctacctctgcCAATACCcttcctcacaataccttaacaaaaggatgaaggtcctggctggtcctcttctcgattgtacactgacttgcatcgcaggagcgatgatttcccagtaatcaaattcgcaacctttacaactagtgtcagtggtggccatggctgaactgcgcacacagatgtCTGTGCAcatgtctgcccagctgtgccccgcctacgaatacatatagcaaattcccattggtgcAGCTCGtgctgttaagaggtggtggcacgtcattggacaaaagaactatagacacaataagaatcctattcagcagttacccacaaacaaatgcaagtcagtgtactcctcatttccgagtgtgatggagctctgtggctcgccgcagcttgctggacttagAGGAAACTCGCCGAACACCGCACATTTGAAGGCTTGTGCCGAAGTTATTActaatttccgatagggtaaaatggggttagaaatgctcgtagaagtgtgatgtagaccgtgagaatgtgtatagttatgtgtggtgtattggctgaaactgcaataataccaaaatcatatatattttatttatgcatATTCCTCTCCGGCTGTAGCATGATGTATGCCTGCTTTCCACCGACCAGTGCCTTCAGCCTGCAATCTTTGGGAAAATATACTATACTTTGACCTacttagaatatatatatatatatatatatatatatatatatatatatatatatatatatatatatatatatatatatatatatataaaatttccaaAGCCTTTTATCTACCTTGCACTTTCTTACCACAATGACATGTATGCAAACTTTTCATCAGTGGTAATGATTCAGGATGTACTGAATCAATAAACTGAATGACGTAGTTTAAGTCTTGAGTTAAAATCCTACAATAAACAAATTTGCTAATCTTACATATCCTTATTGTAACTTGAAACAAATTTGACACACGTTAATCTTATCTACCTTACAGAAAGCCCATATGTTCTCAGTACTCTTAAAATACCAGCAGCACACCCAGGCTTATCCTTTCATCACATTACAGGAGGGAGCCGACACCTGGCGACCACCGCTGCCAGCAGCACACAAGCAACAGACACCTCGAGTCGGGAGATACCAATAACAATCAAGGCAGACACAGCCACCAAGGACTCCAGCCATGGCTCCAGCAAGGGGTCTGGGTTGTTGGGTATAGGTGGTGGTCTTGGCTTCACTCCaccagagcaggaggaggaggaagtcaaggAACCTCCACTCTATGACACCCACATCAGAACAAACACCTTCCAGAGAGCCATACTGACCTGTggagcagcggcagcggcactGCTTGACCCGAGACGACACGACATGGTGGCTGTGCTGGGTGAGACAACAGGAAACAAAGCCCTAATTCGTCTGTACGCCCGCATGAGTGACGATCCCGAGGGCAGCCGGATCTTGGTGGACAAGCCGAGGATAAGCAGCTCTACTGTTGACTTGGATGCTTTACGCGAACTCCCTGCGGACTCTTTAGGCCGCGCGTACATTCGTTTCCTAGAGGACAATAAGGTAACGCCAGACTCTCGGCTTCCAGTGCAGTTTGTGGATGACCCAGAGTTGGCATATGTGATGCAACGTTACCGGGAGGGACACGACCTCTTCCACACCATACTGGGAATGCCGACCAATAtgctgggtgaggtggcggTGAAGTGGGTGGAGGCCATACAGACTGGGCTTCCAATGTGCTATGGTGGTGCTGTTTTTGGTCCTTTAAGATTCCGGCCAAAGCAACGACAGAAATATGTATCAACTTACCTCCCGTGGGCTATCAGAGTTGGTCGTAATGCAAGGCTGCTCATGAACATTTACTTTGAGGAGCGATGGGAGCAGTCTGTTCATGATGTGAGGGCCGAGTTTGGTATTGAGTCTCCCCCTGTCTAATGTGGCAGGAAGGTATTAGTGGTCttgagggaagtgaaggagaggacatGGGCGTAGGTTATCAATAAACACCTTTTGCCTTCCACTCAATTTACAATGAATAA is from Portunus trituberculatus isolate SZX2019 chromosome 36, ASM1759143v1, whole genome shotgun sequence and encodes:
- the LOC123513690 gene encoding ubiquinone biosynthesis protein COQ4 homolog, mitochondrial-like, with product MLRYWGVSLLRQRGGSRHLATTAASSTQATDTSSREIPITIKADTATKDSSHGSSKGSGLLGIGGGLGFTPPEQEEEEVKEPPLYDTHIRTNTFQRAILTCGAAAAALLDPRRHDMVAVLGETTGNKALIRLYARMSDDPEGSRILVDKPRISSSTVDLDALRELPADSLGRAYIRFLEDNKVTPDSRLPVQFVDDPELAYVMQRYREGHDLFHTILGMPTNMLGEVAVKWVEAIQTGLPMCYGGAVFGPLRFRPKQRQKYVSTYLPWAIRVGRNARLLMNIYFEERWEQSVHDVRAEFGIESPPV